The Coffea arabica cultivar ET-39 chromosome 9e, Coffea Arabica ET-39 HiFi, whole genome shotgun sequence genome has a window encoding:
- the LOC113710735 gene encoding berberine bridge enzyme-like 21 isoform X1, whose amino-acid sequence MLSPTMFPFLLLLVLFPFFTSISQPFCVAASDSIYDNFASCLTKNGIPSGQISNILYSPTNTSFNSVLQAYVRNLRFNTSSTRKPSIIVAPLEIPHVQAAVLCTKGTGLELKIRSGGHDYEGISYVSDVPFIILDMFNLRSITVDIPSESAWVQAGATLGELYYKIWEKSKVYGFPAGLCPTVGVGGHISGGGYGGMLRKFGLAVDNVLDAQIVDVKGQVLDRKAMGEDLFWAIRGGGGASFGVVLAYKLKLVQVPEIVTVFNVQRTEAENATNILVQWQSVADKIDNGLFIRVLVQPITSKSGKSKGQKIIRLTFIALYLGDSDSLMSVINAGFPALGLQKSDCKEGSWIQSMLFWSNFDIGAKPELLLNRTSDVNFLKRKSDYVQTPIPKDALTSIFNKMVQLGKPGLVFNPYGGRMSEIPANETPFPHRAGIIYKIQYSVNWDDASPNITNQYLEQARELYSFMTPYVSSNPRQAFLNYRDLDIGTTDNGKNSYSEGEVYGRKYFKDNFDRLVKVKTVVDPENFFKNEQSIPTLPARSFRKRSYDIELLVMQ is encoded by the exons ATGCTGTCCCCTACCATGTTCccctttcttctccttcttgttcttttcccttttttcactTCAATTTCTCAACCCTTTTGTGTTGCAGCTTCAGATTCAATCTATGACAATTTTGCAAGTTGTCTAACAAAAAATGGAATCCCAAGTGGCCAAATTTCTAACATTCTGTATAGTCCAACAAATACTTCATTCAACTCTGTATTACAGGCCTACGTTAGAAACCTTAGGTTCAACACATCCAGTACTAGAAAGCCATCCATAATTGTCGCACCCTTGGAAATCCCACATGTTCAAGCAGCAGTTTTGTGCACCAAAGGAACGGGGCTGGAGCTAAAAATCCGTAGCGGCGGTCATGATTATGAAGGTATCTCGTATGTTTCTGATGTCCCTTTTATCATTCTTGACATGTTTAATCTGAGGTCCATCACGGTTGATATCCCGAGCGAATCTGCTTGGGTACAAGCCGGGGCGACCCTCGGGGAACTTTACTATAAAATTTGGGAGAAGAGCAAAGTATATGGATTCCCTGCTGGTCTTTGCCCAACTGTAGGCGTTGGTGGGCACATCAGTGGGGGTGGTTATGGTGGAATGTTGCGAAAATTTGGTCTTGCGGTAGATAATGTTCTTGATGCACAGATTGTTGATGTTAAAGGCCAGGTTTTGGATAGAAAGGCGATGGGGGAAGATCTTTTCTGGGCTATCAGGGGTGGTGGTGGTGCcagttttggggttgttttggcATACAAACTTAAGTTAGTCCAGGTGCCTGAGATAGTAACTGTCTTTAATGTTCAAAGGACTGAGGCAGAAAATGCAACAAATATTCTTGTTCAGTGGCAGAGTGTTGCTGACAAAATCGACAATGGTCTCTTCATAAGAGTTCTTGTCCAACCAATTACTTCAAAAAGTGGCAAAAGTAAGGGTCAGAAGATCATCAGGTTAACATTCATTGCATTGTATCTAGGAGATTCAGACAGTCTTATGTCTGTGATAAATGCTGGATTCCCTGCTCTGGGATTGCAGAAAAGTGATTGTAAAGAAGGGAGCTGGATACAGTCAATGCTATTCTGGTCCAATTTTGACATTGGGGCAAAACCTGAACTTCTTCTTAACAGAACTTCTGATGTCAATTTCTTGAAGAGAAAATCAGATTATGTCCAAACCCCAATTCCTAAGGATGCACTGACTTCAATCTTCAACAAAATGGTTCAGCTTGGAAAACCTGGACTTGTTTTCAATCCATATGGTGGAAGAATGAGTGAAATCCCTGCAAATGAAACACCATTTCCTCACAGGGCAGGTATCATTTACAAGATTCAATACTCAGTGAATTGGGACGATGCAAGCCCCAACATAACAAATCAATACCTCGAGCAAGCAAGGGAACTATATAGTTTCATGACCCCTTATGTATCAAGTAATCCAAGGCAGGCTTTTCTCAACTATAGGGATCTTGATATCGGTACAACTGATAACGGGAAGAACAGTTATAGTGAAGGAGAAGTTTATGGGCGCAAATATTTCAAAGACAATTTTGACAGATTGGTTAAAGTGAAGACTGTGGTAGATCCtgaaaatttcttcaagaatGAACAGAGTATCCCAACTCTGCCCGCTAGGTCCTTTCGTAAGAGGAG TTATGACATTGAATTGCTGGTTATGCAGTAG
- the LOC113710735 gene encoding berberine bridge enzyme-like 21 isoform X2, with translation MLSPTMFPFLLLLVLFPFFTSISQPFCVAASDSIYDNFASCLTKNGIPSGQISNILYSPTNTSFNSVLQAYVRNLRFNTSSTRKPSIIVAPLEIPHVQAAVLCTKGTGLELKIRSGGHDYEGISYVSDVPFIILDMFNLRSITVDIPSESAWVQAGATLGELYYKIWEKSKVYGFPAGLCPTVGVGGHISGGGYGGMLRKFGLAVDNVLDAQIVDVKGQVLDRKAMGEDLFWAIRGGGGASFGVVLAYKLKLVQVPEIVTVFNVQRTEAENATNILVQWQSVADKIDNGLFIRVLVQPITSKSGKSKGQKIIRLTFIALYLGDSDSLMSVINAGFPALGLQKSDCKEGSWIQSMLFWSNFDIGAKPELLLNRTSDVNFLKRKSDYVQTPIPKDALTSIFNKMVQLGKPGLVFNPYGGRMSEIPANETPFPHRAGIIYKIQYSVNWDDASPNITNQYLEQARELYSFMTPYVSSNPRQAFLNYRDLDIGTTDNGKNSYSEGEVYGRKYFKDNFDRLVKVKTVVDPENFFKNEQSIPTLPARSFRKRR, from the coding sequence ATGCTGTCCCCTACCATGTTCccctttcttctccttcttgttcttttcccttttttcactTCAATTTCTCAACCCTTTTGTGTTGCAGCTTCAGATTCAATCTATGACAATTTTGCAAGTTGTCTAACAAAAAATGGAATCCCAAGTGGCCAAATTTCTAACATTCTGTATAGTCCAACAAATACTTCATTCAACTCTGTATTACAGGCCTACGTTAGAAACCTTAGGTTCAACACATCCAGTACTAGAAAGCCATCCATAATTGTCGCACCCTTGGAAATCCCACATGTTCAAGCAGCAGTTTTGTGCACCAAAGGAACGGGGCTGGAGCTAAAAATCCGTAGCGGCGGTCATGATTATGAAGGTATCTCGTATGTTTCTGATGTCCCTTTTATCATTCTTGACATGTTTAATCTGAGGTCCATCACGGTTGATATCCCGAGCGAATCTGCTTGGGTACAAGCCGGGGCGACCCTCGGGGAACTTTACTATAAAATTTGGGAGAAGAGCAAAGTATATGGATTCCCTGCTGGTCTTTGCCCAACTGTAGGCGTTGGTGGGCACATCAGTGGGGGTGGTTATGGTGGAATGTTGCGAAAATTTGGTCTTGCGGTAGATAATGTTCTTGATGCACAGATTGTTGATGTTAAAGGCCAGGTTTTGGATAGAAAGGCGATGGGGGAAGATCTTTTCTGGGCTATCAGGGGTGGTGGTGGTGCcagttttggggttgttttggcATACAAACTTAAGTTAGTCCAGGTGCCTGAGATAGTAACTGTCTTTAATGTTCAAAGGACTGAGGCAGAAAATGCAACAAATATTCTTGTTCAGTGGCAGAGTGTTGCTGACAAAATCGACAATGGTCTCTTCATAAGAGTTCTTGTCCAACCAATTACTTCAAAAAGTGGCAAAAGTAAGGGTCAGAAGATCATCAGGTTAACATTCATTGCATTGTATCTAGGAGATTCAGACAGTCTTATGTCTGTGATAAATGCTGGATTCCCTGCTCTGGGATTGCAGAAAAGTGATTGTAAAGAAGGGAGCTGGATACAGTCAATGCTATTCTGGTCCAATTTTGACATTGGGGCAAAACCTGAACTTCTTCTTAACAGAACTTCTGATGTCAATTTCTTGAAGAGAAAATCAGATTATGTCCAAACCCCAATTCCTAAGGATGCACTGACTTCAATCTTCAACAAAATGGTTCAGCTTGGAAAACCTGGACTTGTTTTCAATCCATATGGTGGAAGAATGAGTGAAATCCCTGCAAATGAAACACCATTTCCTCACAGGGCAGGTATCATTTACAAGATTCAATACTCAGTGAATTGGGACGATGCAAGCCCCAACATAACAAATCAATACCTCGAGCAAGCAAGGGAACTATATAGTTTCATGACCCCTTATGTATCAAGTAATCCAAGGCAGGCTTTTCTCAACTATAGGGATCTTGATATCGGTACAACTGATAACGGGAAGAACAGTTATAGTGAAGGAGAAGTTTATGGGCGCAAATATTTCAAAGACAATTTTGACAGATTGGTTAAAGTGAAGACTGTGGTAGATCCtgaaaatttcttcaagaatGAACAGAGTATCCCAACTCTGCCCGCTAGGTCCTTTCGTAAGAGGAGGTGA